The Jatrophihabitans sp. genome contains the following window.
CTTCTTGCCGGTCCGCGGGTCGGTCCACTCCTTGGCGCCGGTGGCCAGCTCGACGAAGTTGGCCACCGTCTTGGGGGCGTGGTTGCCGAACAGCTCAACGGTGATGTCACCGGCCGAGGTGTGCAGGGTGGCCTTCTGGGTTGCTGCGGTCACGGAACTGACTCCTGTCGTCACTTGATTTTCGGGGCTATCGCCCGCGCGAGATTAAAGGCGTTCAATGCAGGGTATGGCTGCCGGGTTCGCACGGTGACCACCGAGGCGCCTTTGGCGAAGACGCACTGCCAGCTCGGACTGCCCTGCAGCGGGGTGGTGAAGGCCACCGCGCCGGCCCCGATGCCAGGCTCGGACTGCACTTCCGGGTGCCCCTGCGCTGATCCGACCATCGCGTTGTAGGCCTGGGTGGCCGTCGGAAAGCGGGCCACGGTGATCTCTCCCACCACGACGGCGGGATCGAAGGCGAAGTAGAAGCGGCAACCCGCCGGCCGGCTCTGCAGCACGGTGACCTGCCCTACCCGGTCGCCCTCGAGCTGAGCGAAGTCAGCAGCGCTGATGTACGGGCAGCTGCCAGGCGCCTCCGCAACGGCGCCCGGGGTGCTCAAGGTCGGCCGGGGGGTGCTGAGCACCGTGCTGGCAGGGCCGGTCCGCTCGCCGCCGCCGCCGTCGGCGAGCCCGGTCGACGACGCGGCTTGGGTAGCCCGGGGGCTCGCCGGGCCACCGCTGCCGGCACCGGGCTGGCAGCCGGTCAGCGCCAGCGCCAGCGCGACGATGAGCGCTCCCGGCACAGCTCTGCTCACCGGGGCGGCTCTCACCGCCTGCTCACCTCGGACGCCGGCTCGCCACGTCCGCGGCCGCCAGGGCGAGGGTGTCGTCCAGCGGCTCGAGTTCGGTGTCCAGGCCCCGGCGCGTGAGCGCCCGGCGAAGCAGCTCGTCGGCGAACTGCGGGCTCTTGGCCAGCACCGGGCCGTGCAAGTAGGTGCCGAAGACATTGCCGCGCACCGCGCCCTCGGTCTGGTCCCGGCCGTTGTTGCCGCGGCCGGCGACCGTCCGGCCGAGCGGCTGGACCTCGGGTCCGAGATCGGTGAGCCCGCTGTGGTTCTCGAAGCCGACCAGCCGTCCCCAGTCGGTGTCGATGTGGTTGTTGCCGATCAGTCGCTGGTCAGAGCCGGTGGTGCTGACGTCCAGCACCCCGACCCCGTCGATCGTGCGGCCGTCCTTGGTGAGGAAGTGGTGGCCCAGCAGCTGGTAGCTGCCGCAGATCGTCAGCATCACCACGCCGTCGTCGGCCATCGCCCGCAGCTCGGCGCCACGGCTGACGAAGTCCTGGCCGATGTCGCCCTGGGCCGCGTCCTGGCCACCGCCGCCGAGCAGGATGTCGGTGTCGGCAGGTAGCCGATCGCCCACCTGCACGCCGACGACGTCGGCGTCCAGGCCCCGCCACTGCAGGCGCTTGCGCAGCACCAGGACATTGCCGGTGTCGCCGTAGATGTTCATCTCGCGCGGGTACAGGTGTGCCAGCGTCAGCTTGCTCATCGGCTCATCCCCAGGCTCTTCGCGCGAGCGCGCATGGTCGACGCCCGCCTCATCGGACAGCCACCCCGGTCAGCTTGGCCAGCACCTGGTGCAGCTGCCACATCGCGGTGTACGTCGAGAACACCACGACCGTGTCACCCGGCGCGACCGCGGCGGTGGCCTGCTGGACGGCGCGGCCGAGGTCGGGGTCGACCTGCTCGACCGTCAGGCCGTCGTAATGCAGCCGCACCGCCATGTCGGCAGCCCGGGTTCCCGAGGTCACCAGCCGGCCGGAGATGTCCTGCAGCGCCGAGGCGAACTCCACGTCCCACAGCCACGACATGTCGCGGCCGTCGGCGTAGTCGTCGTTGATCGCGATCACCGTCGCGGCCGGACGCAGCCCGGTCACGGTGCGCAGGGACTGCCGGAAACCTGCCGGGTTCTTCACCAGCTGCAGCACCACCCGGCGGCCGGCGAGGTCGAAGGACTGGC
Protein-coding sequences here:
- a CDS encoding glutamine amidotransferase — protein: MSKLTLAHLYPREMNIYGDTGNVLVLRKRLQWRGLDADVVGVQVGDRLPADTDILLGGGGQDAAQGDIGQDFVSRGAELRAMADDGVVMLTICGSYQLLGHHFLTKDGRTIDGVGVLDVSTTGSDQRLIGNNHIDTDWGRLVGFENHSGLTDLGPEVQPLGRTVAGRGNNGRDQTEGAVRGNVFGTYLHGPVLAKSPQFADELLRRALTRRGLDTELEPLDDTLALAAADVASRRPR